In Pasteurella multocida subsp. multocida OH4807, a genomic segment contains:
- the aceE gene encoding pyruvate dehydrogenase subunit E1 (COG2609 Pyruvate dehydrogenase complex, dehydrogenase (E1) component), giving the protein MSDMLKNDVDPVETNDWLLAIDAVIREEGVERAQFIIEQLMQHARANNVSLPTGITTDYINTIPASEEPNYPGNLDLERRIRGAIRWNAIMMVLRASKKDLELGGHMSSFQSSATVYEVCFNHFFKARSEKNGGDLVFFQGHISPGIYARAFLEGRLTEEQMDNFRQEVHGKGLSSYPHPKLMPEFWQFPTVSMGLGPLNAIYQARFLKYLHNRGLKDTADQTVYAFLGDGEMDEVESRGAISVAAREKLDNLVFVINCNLQRLDGPVTGNGKIIQELEGLFNGAGWEVIKVIWGRRWDRLLQRDTSGKLLQLMMEVVDGDYQTMKSKDGAYVRKHFFGRYPETEALVAEMTDDEIWALNRGGHDPLKVFAAFNKAKQVKGKPVVLLVKTIKGYGMGDAAEGKNIAHQVKKMDMSGVRHVRDRFNVDVSDADIENLPYIKFAEGSEEYKYLHERRQALQGYLPTRLPRFTEQLEVPELEEFAQLFEAQARPISTTMAFVRSLNVLLKNKSVGKRIVPILADEARTFGMEGLFRQIGIYNPYGQNYVPQDREQVSYYREAIDGQVLQEGINEQGATASWLAAATSYSTNDFPMIPFYVYYSMFGFQRIGDLMWAAGDQQARGFMIGGTSGRTTLNGEGLQHEDGHSHIQSLTIPNCISYDPAFAFEVAVIMQDGVRRMYGPEQENVYYYITTLNETYEQPAMPKGAEEGIRKGIYKFETVTGQGKGKVQLLGSGAILRHVREAAQLLANDFGVTSDVYSVPSFTEVAREGADADRWNLLHPEAEARVPYIAQVMNDAPAVAATDYMKLFAEQVRAYVPAASYRVLGTDGFGRSDSRENLREHFEVDARYVAIAALSELAKQGTIDKKVVAEAIAKYGIDADKVNPLYA; this is encoded by the coding sequence ATGTCAGATATGTTAAAGAATGACGTAGATCCAGTCGAAACTAATGATTGGTTGTTAGCTATTGATGCGGTCATTCGTGAAGAGGGTGTAGAAAGAGCTCAGTTCATTATTGAACAATTAATGCAACATGCTCGTGCAAATAACGTTTCTTTACCTACCGGTATCACCACTGACTATATCAACACTATTCCCGCTTCTGAAGAACCTAATTATCCAGGCAACCTTGACTTAGAAAGACGTATCCGTGGCGCAATTCGCTGGAATGCAATCATGATGGTATTACGTGCTTCGAAAAAAGATTTGGAATTAGGTGGACATATGTCTTCTTTCCAATCATCTGCGACTGTTTATGAAGTATGTTTCAACCACTTCTTCAAAGCTCGTTCAGAGAAAAATGGTGGCGACTTAGTGTTCTTCCAAGGTCATATTTCACCAGGAATTTATGCACGTGCATTCTTAGAAGGTCGTTTAACTGAAGAACAAATGGATAATTTCCGTCAAGAAGTTCACGGTAAAGGTCTTTCTTCTTATCCTCACCCGAAATTAATGCCTGAATTCTGGCAATTCCCAACTGTATCAATGGGTCTTGGACCATTGAACGCGATCTACCAAGCTCGTTTCTTAAAATACTTACACAACCGTGGCTTAAAAGATACTGCAGATCAAACTGTATATGCGTTCTTAGGTGATGGTGAGATGGACGAAGTTGAATCACGTGGTGCAATTTCAGTTGCTGCTCGTGAGAAATTAGACAATTTAGTATTCGTCATCAACTGTAACTTACAACGTTTAGATGGTCCAGTAACGGGTAACGGTAAAATCATTCAAGAATTAGAAGGTTTATTCAACGGTGCTGGTTGGGAAGTGATTAAAGTTATCTGGGGTCGTCGTTGGGATCGTCTATTACAACGTGATACTTCTGGTAAATTATTACAATTAATGATGGAAGTTGTTGATGGTGACTACCAAACAATGAAATCAAAAGATGGTGCTTACGTTCGTAAACACTTCTTCGGTCGTTATCCAGAAACTGAAGCATTAGTCGCGGAAATGACAGATGATGAAATCTGGGCATTAAACCGTGGTGGTCACGATCCATTAAAAGTATTTGCTGCATTTAACAAAGCAAAACAAGTTAAAGGTAAGCCAGTTGTTCTACTTGTTAAAACAATCAAAGGTTATGGTATGGGTGATGCAGCTGAAGGTAAAAACATTGCTCACCAAGTGAAGAAAATGGATATGTCAGGTGTTAGACACGTTCGCGATCGTTTCAACGTGGATGTATCTGATGCAGACATTGAAAACTTACCATATATCAAGTTTGCAGAAGGTTCTGAAGAGTACAAATATCTTCACGAACGTCGTCAAGCATTACAAGGTTACTTACCAACCCGTTTACCACGCTTTACTGAACAATTAGAAGTGCCAGAATTAGAAGAGTTTGCTCAATTATTTGAAGCGCAAGCACGTCCAATTTCGACCACAATGGCATTCGTTCGTTCATTAAACGTATTATTGAAAAACAAATCTGTGGGTAAACGTATCGTGCCAATTCTTGCTGACGAAGCACGTACATTCGGTATGGAAGGGTTATTCCGTCAAATCGGTATTTACAACCCATACGGTCAAAACTATGTTCCACAAGACCGTGAACAAGTGTCTTACTACCGTGAAGCGATCGATGGTCAAGTATTACAAGAAGGTATCAATGAGCAAGGTGCAACTGCGTCTTGGTTAGCAGCAGCGACTTCATACTCAACGAATGACTTCCCAATGATCCCATTCTATGTGTACTATTCAATGTTTGGTTTCCAACGTATTGGTGACTTAATGTGGGCAGCGGGTGACCAACAAGCTCGTGGCTTTATGATCGGTGGTACATCAGGTCGTACAACGTTGAACGGTGAAGGTTTACAACACGAAGATGGTCACAGCCATATTCAATCATTAACAATTCCTAACTGTATCTCTTATGACCCAGCATTTGCATTCGAAGTTGCGGTAATTATGCAAGATGGTGTACGTCGTATGTATGGTCCAGAGCAAGAGAACGTTTACTACTACATCACAACCTTGAACGAAACTTACGAACAACCAGCAATGCCAAAAGGTGCTGAAGAAGGTATCCGTAAAGGTATCTATAAGTTTGAAACAGTAACTGGTCAAGGTAAAGGTAAAGTTCAGTTATTAGGTTCAGGTGCGATCTTACGTCACGTTCGTGAAGCAGCTCAATTATTAGCAAATGACTTCGGCGTAACTTCAGATGTGTACAGTGTACCATCATTCACTGAAGTCGCTCGTGAAGGTGCTGATGCAGATCGTTGGAACTTATTACACCCAGAAGCAGAAGCGCGTGTACCTTATATTGCACAAGTAATGAACGATGCACCAGCAGTTGCTGCAACTGACTATATGAAATTATTCGCAGAACAAGTTCGTGCATACGTACCAGCTGCAAGCTATCGTGTATTAGGTACTGACGGTTTCGGTCGTTCAGATAGCCGTGAGAACTTACGTGAACACTTTGAGGTCGATGCTCGTTATGTTGCAATCGCTGCATTATCTGAGTTAGCAAAACAAGGTACTATCGATAAGAAAGTTGTTGCAGAAGCAATTGCTAAATACGGTATTGATGCAGATAAAGTGAACCCACTTTACGCCTAA
- a CDS encoding PTS system glucose-specific transporter subunit IIA (COG2190 Phosphotransferase system IIA components), translating into MGLFDKLFGSKDKKAVEVEIFAPLSGEIVNIEDVPDVVFSEKIVGDGVAVRPTGNKMVAPVDGVIGKIFETNHAFSMESKDGVELFVHFGIDTVELKGEGFKRIAQEGQSVKRGDTVIEFDLALLEAKAKSVLTPVVISNMDEISSIDKKAGEVIAGESVVLVLKK; encoded by the coding sequence ATGGGTTTATTCGACAAATTATTTGGTTCAAAAGACAAGAAAGCTGTTGAAGTGGAAATTTTTGCTCCACTTTCTGGTGAAATTGTAAATATTGAAGATGTGCCAGATGTTGTATTTTCTGAAAAAATTGTTGGTGATGGTGTAGCTGTTCGCCCTACTGGCAATAAAATGGTTGCTCCTGTCGATGGTGTGATTGGCAAAATTTTTGAAACGAATCATGCCTTTTCAATGGAATCAAAAGACGGCGTAGAATTATTTGTTCACTTTGGTATCGACACCGTTGAATTGAAAGGTGAAGGTTTCAAACGTATCGCGCAAGAAGGACAAAGTGTAAAACGTGGCGATACGGTGATTGAGTTTGATTTAGCACTCCTTGAAGCAAAAGCAAAATCAGTGCTTACACCAGTTGTGATTTCAAATATGGACGAAATTAGTAGCATTGATAAAAAAGCTGGTGAGGTCATCGCAGGCGAGTCTGTTGTGTTAGTATTGAAAAAGTAA
- a CDS encoding protein ImpA (COG1974 SOS-response transcriptional repressors (RecA-mediated autopeptidases)), whose amino-acid sequence MNYANNTIAQNDNLLSYRPMPLYDDIQDSRFNFTKKLDLNLYCVKRPQQTCFIRVTNPNLLAWGIEVDDMLVVEKNESLSIGDLIVIAQQEQFHIYEFIAYQDNQFIFLSLDSKQATIKTDNWLSLSIIGTVTNTIHQIKPKSKMRFAA is encoded by the coding sequence ATGAATTACGCTAATAATACCATTGCGCAAAATGACAATTTGTTGTCTTATCGTCCTATGCCACTCTATGATGATATTCAAGATTCACGCTTTAATTTTACTAAAAAGCTTGATCTTAATCTGTATTGTGTAAAAAGACCTCAGCAAACTTGTTTCATTCGTGTGACTAACCCAAATCTGTTGGCTTGGGGAATTGAAGTCGATGATATGCTCGTGGTAGAAAAAAATGAAAGTCTCTCAATTGGTGATTTGATCGTCATAGCACAACAAGAACAGTTTCATATTTATGAATTTATTGCATATCAAGATAATCAATTTATTTTTCTCTCACTTGACTCAAAACAAGCTACTATAAAAACAGACAATTGGTTATCCCTCTCAATTATTGGGACTGTAACGAATACGATTCATCAAATCAAACCTAAAAGCAAAATGCGTTTTGCTGCTTAA
- a CDS encoding phosphoenolpyruvate-protein phosphotransferase (COG1080 Phosphoenolpyruvate-protein kinase (PTS system EI component in bacteria)) — protein sequence MISGIPASPGIVFGKALVLKEEKIVLDLQKITEAQIETEIARFYQGRKVAIEQLNVIRERALKSLGEEKAAIFEGHLMILEDEELEEEILDYLRTNKVNAGVAASKIIDQQVSMLSEIDDEYLRERAGDIRDIGNRLIKNILGMKIVDLGDIHEEAILVAYDLTPSETAQLNLDKVLGFITDIGGRTSHTSIMARSLELPAIVGTNNVTERVRTGDYLVLDAVNNAVYVNPSQEDIHRLRTLEQKLAEEKTELAKLKDLPALTLDGHRVDVVANIGTIRDVEGADRNGAEGVGLYRTEFLFMDRDQLPSEEEQFVAYKEVVEAMHGRLVVLRTMDIGGDKDLPYLNLPKEMNPFLGWRAIRIALDRREILTAQLRAALRASAFGKLAVMFPMIISVEEIRELKAVIATLKQALRDEGKAFDEDIQIGVMVETPSAAVNAKFLAKEVDFFSIGTNDLTQYTLAVDRGNELISHLYNPMSPSVLNLIKQVIDASHAEGKWTGMCGELAGDEKATVLLLGMGLDEFSMSAISVPRIKKLIRNVDYEDAKALAARALQLPTAAEIEQLVEDFLAEKALN from the coding sequence ATGATTTCAGGTATCCCCGCTTCACCAGGTATTGTTTTTGGTAAAGCATTAGTGCTTAAAGAAGAGAAAATTGTACTTGATCTACAGAAAATCACGGAAGCTCAAATTGAAACGGAGATTGCTCGTTTTTATCAGGGACGCAAAGTCGCAATTGAACAATTGAATGTTATTCGTGAACGTGCGCTTAAATCGCTTGGAGAAGAAAAAGCCGCTATTTTTGAAGGGCATTTAATGATCTTGGAAGATGAAGAATTAGAAGAAGAAATCCTAGATTATTTGCGTACGAATAAAGTGAATGCGGGCGTTGCTGCAAGTAAGATCATCGATCAACAAGTGAGTATGTTATCTGAAATTGATGATGAATATTTAAGGGAGCGCGCTGGGGATATCCGTGATATCGGTAACCGTTTAATTAAAAATATCTTAGGCATGAAAATTGTCGATTTAGGCGATATTCATGAAGAAGCGATTCTCGTAGCGTATGATTTGACCCCTTCAGAAACTGCGCAGTTGAATCTGGACAAAGTATTAGGTTTTATCACCGATATTGGAGGAAGAACGTCTCATACTTCGATTATGGCGCGTTCACTTGAACTCCCTGCAATTGTTGGAACAAATAATGTCACTGAACGCGTTCGTACTGGTGATTATTTGGTTCTTGATGCAGTGAATAATGCTGTTTATGTTAATCCATCGCAAGAAGACATTCATCGTTTAAGAACCTTAGAACAAAAATTAGCAGAAGAAAAAACAGAATTAGCGAAGTTAAAAGATTTACCTGCCTTAACATTAGATGGACACCGTGTTGATGTTGTAGCCAATATTGGTACGATTCGTGATGTTGAAGGTGCAGATCGTAATGGTGCAGAAGGGGTAGGGTTATACCGCACTGAGTTTTTATTTATGGATCGTGATCAATTACCGAGCGAGGAAGAGCAATTTGTGGCTTATAAAGAAGTCGTTGAAGCGATGCACGGTCGATTAGTTGTCTTACGTACAATGGATATTGGTGGAGATAAAGACCTTCCCTATTTAAATTTACCAAAAGAAATGAATCCATTTTTAGGTTGGCGTGCAATTCGTATTGCGTTGGATCGTCGTGAAATTTTAACTGCGCAATTAAGAGCTGCATTACGTGCTTCAGCATTTGGTAAGTTGGCAGTTATGTTCCCTATGATTATTTCAGTCGAGGAAATTCGAGAGCTCAAAGCTGTCATTGCAACGTTAAAACAAGCCTTACGAGATGAAGGGAAAGCGTTTGATGAAGATATCCAAATCGGTGTGATGGTTGAAACACCTTCCGCTGCAGTTAATGCAAAATTTTTAGCAAAGGAAGTGGATTTCTTTAGTATTGGTACAAATGATTTAACACAATACACTTTGGCAGTAGATCGAGGAAATGAATTGATTTCACATCTTTACAACCCAATGTCTCCTTCTGTGTTAAATTTGATTAAACAGGTGATTGATGCTTCACATGCAGAGGGTAAATGGACTGGTATGTGTGGCGAGCTCGCAGGAGATGAAAAAGCGACAGTCTTATTATTAGGCATGGGATTAGATGAGTTTAGTATGAGTGCGATTTCTGTACCTCGTATTAAAAAGCTGATTCGTAATGTTGATTATGAAGACGCTAAAGCTTTAGCTGCTCGGGCATTACAGCTACCAACAGCCGCCGAAATTGAACAATTAGTAGAAGATTTTTTAGCTGAAAAAGCATTAAATTAG
- a CDS encoding protein PtsH (COG1925 Phosphotransferase system, HPr-related proteins) has translation MYSKEVEIIAPNGLHTRPAAQFVKEAKAFASDITVTSAGKSASAKSLFKLQTLALTQGTVITISAEGEDEQKAVDHLVALIPTLE, from the coding sequence ATGTACTCAAAAGAAGTTGAAATTATTGCACCAAATGGATTGCATACTCGTCCTGCTGCACAGTTTGTTAAAGAAGCGAAAGCATTTGCTTCTGATATTACCGTTACATCTGCGGGTAAAAGTGCAAGTGCAAAGAGTTTATTTAAATTACAAACTTTAGCACTAACACAGGGGACGGTTATTACGATTTCAGCTGAAGGGGAAGATGAACAGAAAGCCGTAGATCACTTAGTGGCCCTCATTCCAACATTAGAATAA
- a CDS encoding serine/threonine transporter SstT (COG3633 Na+/serine symporter), with protein sequence MNTSRLFSLFFQGNLVKRIFIGLVLGLIVALITPALQSTLGFNLAEKVGVLGTIFVRSLRAVAPILIFVLVMAAIANKKIGTKSNMKSIVVLYLLGTFLAALTAVIAGFLFPSEVALATKEDMTSAPQGVGQVLLTLVFNVVDNPLNALFKANFIGVLAWSIGLGLALRHASESTKVMVADLAEAVSKIVYVIIAFAPIGVFGLVSETLADKGLAALGGYVHLLTVLIGSMVFVAFVINPILVYWKIRRNPYPLVWTCVRESGVTAFFTRSSAANIPVNINLAKRLNLDEETYSVSIPLGATINMAGAAITVTILTLAAVHTLNIEVSFFSALLLSVVASVCACGASGVAGGSLLLIPLACSLFGISDDVAAQMIGVGFIIGILQDSTETALNSSTDVLFTAAACIAEENKQA encoded by the coding sequence ATGAACACATCTCGTTTATTTAGCTTATTTTTTCAAGGGAACTTGGTTAAGCGTATTTTTATTGGTCTTGTTTTGGGACTTATCGTTGCATTGATTACACCAGCGTTACAAAGTACACTCGGTTTTAACTTAGCCGAAAAAGTTGGGGTATTAGGTACGATTTTTGTACGCTCATTACGCGCAGTTGCGCCAATTTTAATTTTTGTGTTAGTAATGGCAGCCATTGCGAATAAGAAAATCGGCACAAAAAGCAATATGAAGTCTATCGTTGTATTATATCTTTTAGGGACATTTTTAGCCGCTCTGACTGCCGTGATTGCAGGCTTCTTATTCCCAAGTGAAGTGGCTTTAGCCACAAAAGAAGACATGACTTCTGCGCCACAAGGCGTTGGGCAAGTCTTATTAACGTTAGTTTTTAATGTGGTGGATAACCCATTAAATGCGTTATTTAAGGCAAATTTCATTGGGGTATTAGCTTGGTCTATTGGTTTAGGTTTGGCTTTACGCCACGCTTCTGAAAGTACGAAAGTCATGGTGGCGGATCTCGCTGAAGCTGTGTCAAAAATTGTTTATGTGATTATTGCGTTTGCGCCGATTGGGGTATTTGGTTTAGTGAGTGAAACCTTGGCTGATAAAGGTCTAGCTGCATTAGGCGGTTATGTACACTTATTAACCGTGTTAATCGGCTCAATGGTATTTGTGGCTTTTGTGATTAATCCAATTTTGGTTTATTGGAAAATTCGTCGTAACCCGTATCCATTAGTTTGGACATGTGTACGTGAAAGCGGTGTTACTGCGTTCTTTACACGTAGTTCTGCAGCAAATATTCCCGTCAATATTAATCTTGCAAAACGTTTAAATTTAGATGAAGAGACTTATTCTGTTTCTATTCCATTGGGTGCAACGATCAATATGGCTGGCGCGGCGATTACTGTGACTATTTTAACGTTAGCTGCAGTACATACTTTAAATATTGAAGTGTCATTTTTTAGTGCCCTATTGCTAAGCGTTGTCGCAAGTGTTTGTGCTTGTGGTGCATCAGGTGTTGCGGGTGGATCATTATTATTAATTCCATTAGCTTGTAGTTTATTTGGTATCTCTGATGATGTGGCGGCGCAGATGATTGGCGTTGGCTTTATTATTGGCATCTTACAAGATTCAACTGAAACGGCTTTAAACTCATCCACTGATGTACTCTTTACTGCAGCTGCTTGTATCGCAGAAGAAAATAAACAGGCTTAA
- a CDS encoding dihydrolipoamide dehydrogenase (COG1249 Pyruvate/2-oxoglutarate dehydrogenase complex, dihydrolipoamide dehydrogenase (E3) component, and related enzymes), whose protein sequence is MNKEIKTQVVVLGAGPAGYSAAFRCADLGLETVIVERYSTLGGVCLNVGCIPSKALLHVAKVIEEAKALAEHGIVFGEPSTDVNKIRGWKEKVIGQLTGGLAGMAKQRKVQVVNGYGKFSGPNTIIVAGEEGETTIKFDNAIIAAGSRPIQLPFIPHEDPRIWDSTDALKLKEVPENLLIMGGGIIGLEMGTVYHALGSKIDVVEMFDQVIPAADKDIVQIYTKRVSKKFNLLLETKVTAVEAKEDGIHVSMEGKAGTETRRYDAVLVAIGRVPNGKLIDAGVAGVEVDDRGFIRTDKQMRTNVPHIFAIGDIVGQPMLAHKGVHEGHVAAEVIAGMKHYFDPKVIPSIAYTEPEVAWVGKTEKECKAEGINYEVAKFPWAASGRAIASDCADGMTKLIFDKDTHRVIGGAIVGTNGGELLGEIGLAIEMGCDAEDLALTIHAHPTLHESVGLAAEVFEGSITDLPNPKAKKK, encoded by the coding sequence ATGAATAAAGAAATTAAAACTCAGGTTGTAGTATTAGGTGCGGGTCCAGCAGGTTATTCAGCAGCATTCCGTTGTGCAGACTTAGGTTTAGAAACCGTGATTGTTGAGCGTTATTCAACGTTAGGTGGGGTGTGCTTAAACGTAGGTTGTATCCCATCAAAAGCGTTATTACACGTTGCGAAAGTGATTGAAGAAGCAAAAGCACTTGCTGAACACGGTATCGTTTTCGGTGAGCCAAGCACAGATGTCAATAAAATCCGTGGTTGGAAAGAGAAAGTTATTGGTCAATTAACTGGCGGTTTAGCGGGTATGGCTAAACAGCGTAAAGTTCAAGTGGTAAATGGTTACGGTAAATTCTCTGGTCCTAACACAATTATTGTTGCGGGCGAAGAAGGTGAAACCACAATAAAATTTGATAATGCAATTATTGCAGCGGGTTCACGTCCAATCCAATTACCATTCATTCCACACGAAGATCCACGTATTTGGGATTCAACAGATGCACTTAAATTAAAAGAAGTGCCAGAAAACCTATTAATTATGGGTGGTGGTATCATCGGTCTTGAAATGGGTACTGTTTACCACGCATTAGGTTCAAAAATTGATGTAGTTGAAATGTTTGATCAAGTTATCCCAGCTGCGGATAAAGATATTGTTCAAATTTACACCAAACGTGTATCTAAGAAATTCAATTTATTATTAGAAACCAAAGTGACTGCTGTTGAAGCAAAAGAAGATGGTATCCATGTTTCAATGGAAGGTAAAGCTGGAACAGAAACTCGCCGTTATGATGCCGTACTTGTTGCGATTGGTCGTGTACCAAACGGTAAGTTAATCGATGCTGGCGTAGCGGGTGTCGAAGTTGATGATCGTGGTTTCATCCGTACAGATAAACAAATGCGTACAAACGTGCCACACATCTTCGCTATCGGTGATATTGTTGGTCAACCAATGTTAGCACACAAAGGTGTTCACGAAGGCCACGTTGCAGCAGAAGTTATCGCAGGAATGAAACACTACTTCGATCCAAAAGTAATCCCTTCAATTGCTTACACTGAGCCAGAAGTGGCTTGGGTGGGTAAAACAGAAAAAGAATGTAAAGCTGAAGGCATTAATTATGAAGTGGCTAAATTCCCTTGGGCTGCTTCAGGTCGTGCTATCGCCTCTGACTGTGCAGATGGTATGACTAAATTAATCTTCGACAAGGATACTCACCGTGTCATTGGTGGTGCAATCGTTGGTACTAATGGTGGTGAATTGTTAGGTGAAATCGGTCTTGCGATCGAAATGGGTTGTGATGCAGAAGATTTAGCATTAACTATCCACGCTCACCCAACATTACACGAATCAGTTGGTTTAGCAGCAGAAGTATTTGAAGGTTCAATTACTGATTTGCCAAATCCAAAAGCGAAGAAAAAATAA
- a CDS encoding dihydrolipoamide acetyltransferase (COG0508 Pyruvate/2-oxoglutarate dehydrogenase complex, dihydrolipoamide acyltransferase (E2) component, and related enzymes) produces MSKQIQVPDIGGDEVTVTEVMVKAGDTVAVDQSVINVEGDKASMEVPSPEAGVIKEVLVKVGDKVSTGSPMFVLEAGDAKPADAPKAEAAPAPASAPAASAVVEVHVPDIGGDEVNVTEIMVKVGDKVEVEQSIINVEGDKASMEVPAPIAGVVKEILINVGDKVSTGSLIMKFETGAAPAASAPAQPAAAAQSAVKDVNVPDIGGDEVNVTEIMVKVGDTITEEQSLITVEGDKASMEVPAPFGGVVKEILVKSGDKVSTGSLIMRFEVAGAAPAVVAAPAPAAPAPQAAAPAAPVAATAPAGDAEVTGSSVFAYATPVVRRLAREFGVNLDKVKGTGRKGRILKEDVQAYVKAAIKAVESGSVSAAPASSGVANGAGLGLLPWPKVDFSKFGEVEEVELTRINKISGANLHRNWVMIPHVTHFDRADITDLEQFRKEQNVLAEKQKLGVKITPVVFIMKAAAKALEAYPRFNSSISEDGQRLTLKKYVNIGVAVDTPNGLVVPVFKDVNKKGIIELSRELMEVSKKARDGKLTASDMQGGCFTISSLGGLGTTHFAPIVNAPEVAILGVSKSEMAPVWNGKEFVPRLMLPLSLSFDHRVIDGADGARFISYINGVLSDLRRLVM; encoded by the coding sequence ATGTCAAAACAAATTCAAGTGCCAGATATTGGTGGTGATGAAGTTACCGTTACAGAAGTAATGGTAAAAGCTGGTGATACAGTTGCTGTTGATCAAAGCGTAATTAATGTAGAAGGTGATAAAGCGTCAATGGAAGTGCCTTCTCCAGAAGCAGGTGTGATCAAAGAAGTTTTAGTTAAAGTGGGTGATAAAGTGTCTACTGGCTCACCAATGTTTGTGTTAGAAGCGGGCGATGCAAAACCAGCAGATGCACCAAAAGCAGAAGCTGCTCCAGCACCTGCTTCGGCACCAGCTGCAAGCGCAGTGGTTGAAGTTCACGTACCAGATATTGGCGGTGATGAAGTAAACGTCACTGAAATTATGGTTAAAGTGGGCGATAAAGTTGAAGTTGAACAATCTATCATCAATGTAGAGGGTGATAAAGCATCAATGGAAGTTCCAGCACCGATCGCAGGTGTTGTAAAAGAAATCTTAATCAATGTAGGTGATAAAGTTTCAACAGGTTCATTAATTATGAAATTTGAAACTGGTGCAGCACCTGCAGCATCAGCTCCGGCACAACCAGCAGCAGCGGCACAAAGTGCGGTTAAAGATGTAAATGTTCCTGATATCGGTGGCGATGAAGTAAACGTCACTGAAATTATGGTAAAAGTAGGTGATACTATCACTGAAGAGCAATCATTAATTACTGTTGAAGGCGATAAAGCATCAATGGAAGTACCAGCTCCATTCGGTGGCGTGGTGAAAGAAATTTTAGTGAAATCAGGTGATAAAGTATCGACTGGCTCATTAATTATGCGCTTTGAAGTTGCCGGTGCAGCACCTGCAGTGGTAGCGGCGCCAGCACCAGCTGCGCCAGCTCCACAAGCGGCTGCGCCAGCAGCACCAGTTGCAGCAACTGCACCAGCGGGTGATGCGGAAGTCACAGGTAGCTCAGTATTCGCTTATGCAACACCAGTTGTTCGTCGTTTAGCACGCGAATTTGGCGTTAACTTAGATAAAGTAAAAGGTACTGGTCGTAAAGGTCGTATCTTAAAAGAAGACGTTCAAGCGTATGTGAAAGCAGCAATTAAAGCTGTTGAGTCTGGTTCAGTATCTGCAGCACCAGCATCAAGCGGTGTAGCAAATGGTGCGGGCTTAGGCTTATTACCTTGGCCGAAAGTAGATTTCAGCAAATTTGGTGAAGTGGAAGAAGTTGAATTAACACGTATCAACAAGATTTCAGGTGCGAACTTACACCGTAACTGGGTAATGATTCCACACGTAACCCACTTCGATCGTGCGGATATCACGGATTTAGAACAATTCCGTAAAGAACAGAACGTACTTGCAGAGAAACAAAAACTAGGCGTGAAAATCACTCCAGTGGTATTTATTATGAAAGCCGCTGCGAAAGCATTAGAAGCGTATCCACGTTTCAACAGCTCAATCTCTGAAGACGGTCAACGTTTAACCTTGAAAAAATATGTGAACATCGGTGTGGCTGTTGATACACCAAATGGCTTAGTTGTGCCTGTATTTAAAGATGTAAACAAAAAAGGCATTATCGAACTTTCTCGTGAATTAATGGAAGTATCGAAAAAAGCGCGTGATGGTAAATTAACTGCTTCAGATATGCAAGGTGGTTGTTTCACTATTTCAAGTTTAGGTGGTCTAGGTACAACACACTTCGCGCCAATCGTAAACGCGCCTGAAGTGGCTATCTTGGGTGTATCTAAGTCTGAAATGGCGCCAGTTTGGAATGGTAAAGAATTTGTTCCACGTTTAATGTTGCCATTATCATTATCTTTTGATCACCGTGTAATTGACGGTGCTGATGGAGCACGTTTCATTAGCTATATTAATGGTGTGTTATCAGACCTTCGTCGTTTAGTTATGTAA